One segment of Aerosakkonema funiforme FACHB-1375 DNA contains the following:
- a CDS encoding SDR family oxidoreductase — protein sequence MTTPIQVLVTGATGRTGSLVFQKLQQRPQQFIVRGFARSSDKVRQLFGTSDNFFYGDIRDSNTLIEALEGCSALVILTSAIPQVKGIPQPGQRPEFTFPDDEMPQVIDYQGQVNQIDAAKASGIDRIVLVGSMGGTNEKHPLNSIGNGNILIWKRKAEQYLIDSGIDYTIVRAGGLLDQAGGKRELLVGKNDTMLVNPPNGIPTSIPRADVAEVVVQALLAPNARNKAFDLISQPEDAPGTVVTTDFTALFAQTTPGL from the coding sequence ATGACTACGCCCATACAAGTTCTAGTTACTGGTGCAACAGGACGTACAGGTTCGCTCGTTTTCCAGAAATTACAGCAACGTCCCCAGCAGTTTATAGTGCGGGGATTTGCTCGTTCCAGCGATAAAGTTCGGCAATTATTCGGCACAAGCGATAACTTTTTCTACGGTGATATCCGCGACTCAAACACTCTGATCGAAGCGCTAGAAGGTTGTTCTGCGTTGGTCATTCTCACCAGTGCTATTCCCCAGGTGAAAGGAATCCCACAACCGGGTCAGCGTCCTGAGTTTACCTTTCCTGATGATGAAATGCCACAAGTAATCGATTATCAGGGTCAGGTTAATCAAATCGATGCTGCAAAAGCTTCTGGAATCGATCGTATAGTTTTGGTCGGTTCAATGGGCGGCACTAATGAAAAGCATCCTCTTAACAGTATCGGCAATGGCAACATCTTGATTTGGAAACGTAAGGCAGAACAGTATTTAATTGATTCTGGCATTGATTATACGATCGTTCGCGCTGGCGGTCTATTAGACCAAGCGGGCGGCAAACGAGAACTTCTAGTCGGTAAAAATGACACCATGCTGGTTAATCCACCAAATGGAATTCCGACTTCGATTCCCCGTGCAGATGTGGCAGAAGTGGTGGTGCAAGCTTTGTTGGCACCAAATGCTCGCAACAAAGCATTTGACTTGATTTCTCAACCGGAAGATGCGCCCGGTACTGTAGTGACTACAGATTTTACCGCTTTGTTTGCACAAACGACACCAGGATTGTGA